Proteins from a single region of Campylobacter sputorum:
- a CDS encoding acyl-CoA thioesterase, with product MKDMGEPKIKIVAMPSDTNPSGNIFGGWIMSQIDLAGAIAARELAPERVVTISMKEAVFNEPVYIGDIVSCYAKVVSVGRTSITTVVKVVVQRLTKENTTICVPVTTAEVVYVSVNKAGEKKPIDSDLKRLHGF from the coding sequence ATGAAAGATATGGGAGAACCAAAAATAAAAATAGTTGCAATGCCAAGCGATACTAATCCATCTGGAAATATATTTGGTGGATGGATTATGTCCCAGATAGATTTAGCTGGAGCTATAGCTGCAAGAGAACTAGCACCTGAAAGAGTTGTTACTATTTCTATGAAAGAAGCTGTTTTTAACGAGCCTGTTTATATAGGCGATATAGTAAGTTGCTATGCAAAAGTAGTTAGTGTTGGTAGAACATCAATTACAACAGTTGTAAAAGTAGTTGTTCAAAGATTAACTAAAGAAAATACAACAATTTGCGTTCCAGTAACTACAGCAGAAGTTGTATATGTAAGTGTAAATAAAGCTGGTGAAAAAAAACCTATAGATAGTGATTTAAAAAGACTTCACGGATTTTAA
- a CDS encoding 4Fe-4S dicluster domain-containing protein, with product MKKLGFLFDQNFCIGCKACEIACQVYHNQDPDINWRHVDRIKIHEDGIAKDMYLSRSCHHCDNPTCLHVCPVGAYKKLDNGVVEPIHDRCIGCGYCILACPYSAITKGKDKKAQKCNLCSEKLQRGEEPACVECCPVGVLKLVPSDLSDSAGMQKEMVGFVHSFTKPNIRFYPKIKSANFTK from the coding sequence ATGAAAAAATTAGGATTTTTATTTGATCAAAATTTTTGTATAGGTTGTAAAGCTTGTGAAATTGCTTGTCAAGTTTATCATAATCAAGATCCAGATATTAACTGGCGTCATGTAGATAGGATAAAAATTCATGAAGACGGCATAGCTAAAGATATGTATCTTTCTAGATCCTGTCATCACTGTGATAATCCAACTTGTTTGCATGTTTGTCCAGTTGGAGCTTATAAAAAGCTTGATAATGGAGTTGTTGAACCAATACATGATAGATGTATAGGCTGTGGGTATTGTATCTTAGCATGTCCATATAGCGCTATTACAAAAGGCAAAGATAAAAAAGCACAAAAATGCAATCTTTGTTCTGAAAAATTACAAAGAGGAGAAGAACCAGCTTGCGTTGAGTGTTGTCCTGTTGGGGTTTTAAAATTAGTTCCAAGCGATCTTAGCGATAGTGCTGGTATGCAAAAAGAGATGGTAGGGTTTGTACATAGCTTTACAAAACCAAATATTAGATTTTATCCAAAAATCAAAAGTGCAAATTTCACTAAGTAA
- the groES gene encoding co-chaperone GroES encodes MKFKPLGKRVLIERVEETNTTATGIIIPDNAKEKPLSGKVIAVSKEVEGIEEGDSVIFAKYGGTEITLDDKKYLVLSIDDVLGIIK; translated from the coding sequence ATGAAATTCAAACCACTTGGTAAACGTGTTTTAATAGAACGCGTAGAAGAAACAAACACGACTGCTACAGGCATTATTATACCTGATAATGCTAAAGAAAAACCTTTAAGCGGAAAAGTAATTGCTGTTAGCAAAGAAGTTGAAGGTATAGAAGAAGGAGATAGTGTTATATTCGCAAAATATGGCGGAACAGAAATAACACTAGATGATAAAAAATACTTAGTTTTAAGTATTGATGATGTTTTAGGTATTATAAAATAA
- a CDS encoding hydrogenase maturation protease, with amino-acid sequence MKKALLCIGNELRGDDGIALYLGKLVEKELKDWKVFYGEDVPENEFEAIRNFAPDILVVADAISGFKEGVSEFLDISDEKTYMYSTHNLPTPVLLSYLRTICLKTIFLGISVLLENVLDFKEGLSKNALHSANLALDKIKLLDKELK; translated from the coding sequence ATGAAAAAAGCACTTTTATGTATAGGAAATGAGTTAAGAGGAGATGACGGCATAGCGTTGTATTTAGGAAAATTAGTAGAAAAAGAACTAAAAGATTGGAAAGTGTTTTATGGCGAAGATGTGCCAGAAAATGAGTTTGAAGCTATTAGAAATTTTGCTCCAGATATTTTAGTGGTAGCTGACGCTATAAGTGGTTTTAAAGAAGGAGTAAGCGAATTTTTAGATATTAGCGATGAAAAAACATATATGTATTCTACACACAACCTACCTACTCCAGTTTTACTGAGCTATCTTAGAACAATATGCTTAAAAACTATATTTTTAGGTATTTCAGTCCTTCTTGAAAATGTTTTAGACTTTAAAGAAGGACTTAGTAAAAATGCCTTGCACTCAGCAAATTTGGCTCTAGATAAAATTAAATTATTAGATAAAGAACTAAAATAG
- a CDS encoding TorD/DmsD family molecular chaperone, translated as MKEILANSLLVEDICRRIFLFDFDKKNLDEILNISINLDEIYKTHPFINDLQKAKIQEFLDEARWEFNRLFVGPARPKAVPYESVYFDYHNMFGEKTMQVRDFYERAGLRVKKFDKFPDDFIGYEFEYLYFMSYKALNDEDDFAKIIQEKKSFLELHPSQWFDKFIELCIKESKLEIWKNLAEFLKLYLKNEIEILNKILKNKKDLKCSKKFGDG; from the coding sequence ATGAAAGAAATTTTAGCTAATAGTTTGCTCGTAGAAGATATTTGTAGAAGGATATTTTTATTTGATTTTGATAAGAAAAATTTAGATGAAATTTTAAATATTTCTATAAATTTAGATGAAATTTATAAAACACATCCTTTTATAAATGATTTACAAAAGGCTAAAATTCAAGAATTTTTAGATGAAGCTAGATGGGAATTTAATAGACTTTTTGTAGGACCTGCAAGACCAAAAGCTGTGCCGTATGAATCAGTTTATTTCGACTATCACAATATGTTTGGCGAAAAAACTATGCAAGTGAGGGATTTTTATGAACGAGCTGGTCTAAGGGTTAAGAAATTTGATAAATTTCCTGATGATTTTATAGGATATGAGTTTGAATATTTATATTTTATGAGTTATAAAGCTTTAAACGATGAGGATGATTTTGCTAAGATTATTCAAGAAAAAAAGAGCTTTTTAGAACTTCATCCATCGCAATGGTTTGATAAATTTATAGAACTTTGCATAAAAGAATCAAAATTAGAAATTTGGAAGAATCTTGCAGAGTTTTTAAAATTGTATCTAAAAAATGAAATTGAAATTTTAAATAAAATTTTAAAAAACAAAAAGGATTTAAAATGCAGCAAGAAATTTGGGGATGGCTGA
- a CDS encoding disulfide bond formation protein B, with product MLDYEKNFFNQMAVAVILLMALPVGIACIVLGFGMGDSPCIMCWAERITMIVIAFIGLFIVRYGFKASYFAALIFMACWGLFNGFIHYSIDGTFGGYLDIKQGFGLEIFGAHTQFWVVVVNFCVLLFLGLIFILNSKHIAEIMKKSSNNEYEKELKNLFLGKVANIVFIVIIAFNCIQAFVTSGIPPYLASSTPARMSLDTNKWFWEKDHWESAFDFRFDWNPELPDLPE from the coding sequence ATGCTTGATTATGAGAAAAATTTTTTTAATCAAATGGCGGTAGCTGTGATTTTACTTATGGCTTTGCCAGTTGGGATTGCTTGTATAGTTTTGGGATTTGGCATGGGTGATAGTCCTTGTATTATGTGTTGGGCTGAGAGAATTACTATGATAGTTATCGCATTTATTGGTCTTTTCATTGTTAGATATGGCTTTAAAGCCTCATATTTTGCAGCTTTAATATTTATGGCTTGTTGGGGACTATTTAACGGATTTATCCATTATAGTATAGATGGAACTTTTGGTGGATATTTAGATATCAAACAAGGTTTTGGTCTTGAAATTTTCGGGGCTCATACTCAGTTTTGGGTAGTTGTTGTAAATTTTTGTGTCTTGCTATTTTTAGGTCTAATTTTTATTTTAAATAGCAAACATATCGCTGAAATTATGAAAAAAAGTTCAAACAACGAGTATGAAAAAGAATTAAAAAATCTTTTTTTAGGTAAAGTTGCCAACATTGTGTTTATAGTAATTATCGCTTTTAATTGCATTCAAGCTTTTGTAACATCAGGAATTCCACCCTATCTTGCTTCAAGCACGCCAGCAAGAATGAGTTTGGATACTAATAAATGGTTTTGGGAAAAAGATCATTGGGAAAGTGCATTTGACTTTAGATTTGATTGGAATCCAGAGCTTCCAGATTTGCCTGAATAA
- a CDS encoding molybdopterin-containing oxidoreductase family protein, which translates to MQRREFLKQTGVLAIASGTPNLFAMEQFEVDFKPKIHSKKDTTYHYLTCPRNCRDACSIVAEVVDGKMVAMKGNPKHPLTQGSVCVKGHTYPLHLYNADRIMHPMKRVGKKGEGKWEKISWDQALKEIAAKLTKIKEEFGGEALTEFVYSGNEGHISKTIAPGNFFEKYGATRLVRNPCDWPRYAGTPSVLGTDYSKDALEIDESDMYISWGSNESNTAVHWIRFAHRVKKRGGKIIVINPIRIPLANQADMFIQIKPSSDPAFCLAVCKFIIEEDLYDHEFVEKYTMGFDELVKECSLYTYLELANMCGVSVDEIKVFARLYAKAKNPAIMHGDGGQRHYNGARLVRAVTFLPVLVGALTKQGGGLFWAYVHVSGCFNFENCMPDLSPKDEFGNKIERQRVSYVEFGKGIQKEGATCLGKPVNVPIKACINYNSNLMTTAPNTNLIKKRIIEDDFFLVVIDPYNTDTCDWADYVLPGVTFMESEDIQNDQISGYVCYNAQAVKPLGEAKTNLEFFNALAKAMGYTEECFDWDSETVCRKFLDTKFAKGQNITYEKLKATGQIKPFRTPETMKELHPHYPYAPKDNLTFGTQSGKCELYSKKFKDAGYHPVIDLGTDKDYYEKHYGKEYVKKYPLFFMTPGSQLQDNTNWGSMPYIVKRMVRNGEAMIFMTKEDMDDRGIKDGDIVEVTNEKGTAIFCVVESNEMKPGLTYAWRHVWAKATNSKTVANILCSDGISDLGDGSTYAANFVEVKKHN; encoded by the coding sequence ATGCAAAGAAGAGAATTTTTAAAGCAAACTGGAGTTTTAGCTATTGCTAGCGGAACTCCAAATTTGTTTGCTATGGAGCAGTTTGAAGTTGATTTTAAACCTAAAATTCACAGCAAAAAAGATACAACTTATCACTACTTAACCTGTCCTAGGAATTGTCGTGATGCTTGTTCAATCGTAGCAGAGGTTGTAGATGGAAAAATGGTTGCTATGAAAGGAAATCCAAAACACCCTTTAACACAAGGAAGCGTTTGTGTTAAAGGACACACCTATCCATTGCACCTTTATAATGCAGATAGAATTATGCATCCAATGAAAAGAGTTGGAAAAAAAGGCGAAGGAAAGTGGGAAAAAATTAGCTGGGATCAAGCTTTAAAAGAGATTGCCGCAAAACTAACTAAAATAAAAGAGGAATTTGGCGGTGAAGCTTTAACCGAGTTTGTATATTCAGGAAATGAAGGGCATATTTCAAAAACAATAGCACCTGGAAATTTCTTTGAAAAATATGGTGCTACAAGGCTTGTTAGAAATCCTTGCGATTGGCCTAGATACGCAGGAACTCCTAGCGTTCTTGGAACTGATTATTCAAAAGATGCATTAGAAATCGATGAATCAGATATGTATATTAGCTGGGGTTCAAATGAGTCAAATACAGCCGTGCATTGGATAAGATTTGCTCATCGTGTTAAAAAAAGAGGTGGAAAAATCATTGTAATAAATCCAATTAGAATCCCTCTTGCAAATCAAGCTGATATGTTTATACAAATCAAACCATCAAGTGATCCTGCTTTTTGTTTAGCAGTTTGTAAATTTATCATCGAAGAAGATCTTTATGATCACGAATTTGTTGAAAAATATACAATGGGCTTTGATGAGTTAGTTAAAGAGTGTTCATTATATACATATTTAGAACTTGCAAATATGTGCGGGGTTAGCGTTGATGAGATAAAAGTATTTGCAAGACTTTATGCAAAAGCTAAAAATCCAGCTATTATGCATGGCGATGGCGGACAAAGACATTATAATGGTGCAAGACTTGTTAGAGCGGTTACATTTTTGCCTGTGCTAGTTGGAGCTTTGACCAAACAAGGCGGAGGTTTATTTTGGGCGTATGTGCATGTAAGCGGGTGCTTTAATTTTGAAAATTGTATGCCTGATTTATCGCCAAAAGATGAGTTTGGTAACAAAATAGAAAGGCAAAGAGTAAGTTATGTGGAATTTGGAAAAGGTATCCAAAAAGAAGGTGCAACTTGCCTTGGTAAGCCTGTAAATGTGCCTATAAAAGCTTGCATAAATTACAACTCAAATTTGATGACAACAGCACCAAATACAAATTTAATTAAAAAAAGAATTATAGAAGATGATTTCTTTTTAGTTGTGATTGATCCATACAATACTGATACTTGCGACTGGGCTGATTATGTTTTACCAGGAGTTACGTTTATGGAGAGCGAAGATATACAAAATGATCAAATTTCAGGATATGTTTGTTATAACGCTCAGGCTGTAAAACCACTTGGCGAAGCTAAGACAAATTTGGAATTTTTCAACGCTCTTGCAAAAGCTATGGGCTATACAGAAGAGTGTTTTGACTGGGATAGTGAGACTGTTTGTAGGAAATTTTTAGATACTAAGTTTGCAAAAGGTCAAAATATAACTTATGAAAAACTAAAAGCCACAGGTCAAATTAAACCATTTAGAACCCCTGAAACGATGAAAGAGTTACATCCACACTATCCATACGCACCAAAAGATAATTTAACTTTTGGCACCCAGAGTGGAAAATGCGAGCTTTATTCCAAGAAATTTAAAGATGCAGGATACCATCCTGTTATTGATCTTGGAACTGATAAGGATTATTATGAAAAGCATTATGGTAAAGAATATGTAAAAAAATATCCACTATTTTTCATGACTCCTGGAAGCCAACTTCAAGATAATACAAACTGGGGAAGTATGCCTTATATTGTAAAAAGAATGGTTAGAAACGGCGAAGCGATGATTTTCATGACAAAAGAAGATATGGATGATCGTGGCATAAAAGATGGCGATATTGTAGAGGTTACAAACGAAAAAGGAACGGCGATATTTTGTGTCGTAGAGTCAAACGAGATGAAGCCTGGTTTAACTTATGCATGGCGACATGTTTGGGCAAAAGCCACAAATTCAAAAACAGTTGCAAATATTTTGTGTTCTGATGGAATCAGCGATTTAGGCGATGGCTCAACATATGCGGCTAATTTCGTTGAAGTTAAAAAGCATAATTAG
- the groL gene encoding chaperonin GroEL (60 kDa chaperone family; promotes refolding of misfolded polypeptides especially under stressful conditions; forms two stacked rings of heptamers to form a barrel-shaped 14mer; ends can be capped by GroES; misfolded proteins enter the barrel where they are refolded when GroES binds), with amino-acid sequence MAKEIIFSDDARNRLYDGVKKLNDAVKVTMGPRGRNVLIQKSFGAPAITKDGVSVAKEIELKDTIENMGAGLVKEVANKTNDQAGDGTTTATVLAHSIFKEGLRNITAGANPIEVKRGMDKVAEAIIAELKNMSKKVKDKKEIAQVATISANSDEAVGSLIADAMEKVGKDGVITVEEAKSINDELNVVEGMQFDRGYLSPYFITNSEKMTVELSNPYILLFDKKITNLKDLLPVLEQVQKSGKPLLIIAEDIEGEALATLVVNKLRGVLNISAVKAPGFGDRRKAMLEDIAILTGGEVVSEELGRTLESAGISDLGEADRVVIDKDNTTIVNGKGEKASIDARINQIKAQIAETTSDYDREKLQERLAKLSGGVAVIKVGAATETEMKEKKDRVDDALSATKAAVEEGIVIGGGAAIIKAGSKINLNLSGDEAIGADIVKRALRAPLRQIAENAGFDAGVVANAVEINKDENYGFDAAKGEYVNMFEAGIIDPVKVARVALQNAVSVASLLLTTEATVSDIKEDKPAMPDMSGMGGMGGMGGMM; translated from the coding sequence ATGGCAAAAGAGATAATTTTTTCAGATGATGCAAGAAATAGACTTTATGATGGCGTAAAAAAACTTAATGACGCAGTTAAAGTAACAATGGGGCCAAGAGGTAGAAATGTGCTTATACAAAAAAGCTTTGGTGCTCCAGCTATTACAAAAGATGGTGTTAGTGTTGCAAAAGAGATAGAGCTAAAAGATACTATAGAAAATATGGGTGCAGGACTAGTAAAAGAAGTAGCGAACAAAACAAATGATCAAGCGGGAGATGGCACAACAACTGCTACAGTTTTAGCTCATTCAATATTCAAAGAAGGTCTTAGAAATATAACAGCTGGTGCAAATCCAATCGAAGTAAAAAGAGGTATGGACAAAGTTGCTGAGGCAATCATAGCTGAGCTTAAAAATATGTCAAAAAAAGTAAAAGATAAAAAAGAGATAGCACAAGTTGCTACAATTTCTGCAAATTCAGATGAGGCTGTTGGCTCACTTATAGCTGATGCTATGGAAAAAGTTGGTAAAGATGGTGTTATAACAGTTGAAGAGGCAAAATCAATAAATGATGAGCTCAATGTTGTTGAGGGCATGCAGTTTGATAGAGGATATTTAAGCCCATATTTCATCACAAACTCAGAAAAAATGACAGTTGAGCTAAGCAATCCTTATATATTGCTTTTTGATAAAAAGATAACAAATTTAAAAGATTTACTACCTGTTTTAGAGCAAGTTCAAAAATCAGGAAAACCTCTTCTTATAATAGCTGAAGATATCGAGGGTGAGGCACTTGCTACACTAGTTGTAAATAAACTTAGAGGTGTTTTAAATATATCTGCTGTAAAAGCTCCTGGTTTTGGTGATAGAAGAAAAGCAATGCTTGAAGATATAGCTATCCTAACAGGCGGAGAAGTAGTTAGCGAAGAGCTTGGAAGAACACTTGAAAGTGCTGGCATTAGCGATCTTGGCGAAGCTGATAGAGTTGTAATAGACAAAGACAACACAACTATAGTAAATGGCAAAGGTGAAAAAGCTTCAATTGATGCAAGAATTAATCAAATAAAAGCTCAAATTGCCGAAACAACAAGTGATTATGATAGAGAAAAATTACAAGAAAGACTAGCAAAACTTAGCGGTGGTGTTGCTGTTATAAAAGTTGGCGCAGCAACTGAAACAGAAATGAAAGAGAAAAAAGACCGCGTTGATGATGCGCTAAGTGCAACAAAAGCAGCAGTTGAAGAAGGTATAGTAATTGGTGGTGGTGCAGCTATAATAAAAGCTGGATCAAAAATCAATTTAAATTTAAGCGGCGATGAAGCAATAGGTGCTGATATAGTAAAAAGAGCTCTTCGTGCTCCACTTAGACAAATCGCTGAAAATGCTGGTTTTGATGCTGGTGTTGTAGCAAATGCAGTTGAGATAAATAAAGATGAAAACTACGGCTTTGATGCAGCAAAAGGCGAGTATGTAAATATGTTTGAAGCAGGGATTATAGATCCTGTAAAAGTTGCTAGAGTTGCTTTACAAAATGCAGTTAGTGTTGCAAGTTTACTTCTTACAACAGAAGCAACAGTTAGCGATATAAAAGAAGACAAACCAGCTATGCCTGATATGAGTGGCATGGGCGGTATGGGTGGTATGGGTGGTATGATGTAA
- the nrfD gene encoding NrfD/PsrC family molybdoenzyme membrane anchor subunit: MQQEIWGWLIVIYLFLGGLGSGAFLCSVLAYKGYLGNLDEKFYKFGFFLAPVAVIVGTILLLLDLAPSAAINPFAIIKLYSHPTSMMSLGTYLLTFFIIVTLLVFWSIKNKKALNDRVLFLGSLLALGVMGYTGLLLYTVKAIPLWASIWVPIIFTISAISTGLSANSAYSLNKGNELTHEVHTLHNVLIILEIVAIIFLFSSVSSELAGLKSTTKIMSGSLAFVFWIGFILVGLLLPLIGTSKYIMKAKNSQAVVEVKSCVYSEYAVLIGGFCLRAFIIFGAFYIF; the protein is encoded by the coding sequence ATGCAGCAAGAAATTTGGGGATGGCTGATAGTCATATATCTATTTTTAGGAGGTCTTGGAAGTGGTGCTTTTTTATGCTCAGTTTTAGCATATAAAGGCTATTTGGGCAATTTGGATGAGAAATTTTATAAATTTGGATTTTTCTTAGCTCCTGTTGCTGTGATTGTAGGAACGATTTTACTTTTGCTTGATTTAGCACCAAGTGCGGCTATAAATCCATTTGCTATCATCAAGCTTTATTCTCATCCTACATCCATGATGAGTTTAGGAACATATTTGCTGACATTTTTCATAATTGTTACTTTGCTAGTATTTTGGTCAATAAAAAACAAAAAAGCTTTAAATGATAGAGTTTTGTTTTTAGGCTCATTGTTAGCATTAGGAGTTATGGGCTATACTGGACTTTTACTTTACACTGTTAAGGCTATTCCGCTTTGGGCTAGTATTTGGGTTCCAATAATTTTTACTATTTCAGCAATATCGACAGGACTTAGTGCAAATTCAGCATATAGTTTAAACAAAGGCAATGAACTAACTCACGAAGTTCATACTTTGCACAATGTTTTGATTATTTTGGAAATTGTTGCTATTATATTTTTATTTTCATCTGTTTCTAGCGAGTTGGCAGGTTTAAAAAGTACAACTAAAATTATGTCAGGTTCGTTGGCATTTGTGTTTTGGATAGGATTTATACTAGTTGGTTTGTTGCTTCCACTTATTGGCACAAGTAAATATATAATGAAAGCTAAAAATTCTCAAGCAGTAGTTGAAGTAAAAAGCTGTGTTTATAGCGAATATGCTGTTTTAATCGGTGGTTTTTGTCTTAGAGCATTTATTATTTTTGGAGCATTTTATATATTTTAG
- a CDS encoding SH3 domain-containing protein produces the protein MKKFKNILISISCAFFLVSCAKNQEVKNTQPLTQVCETCSIDELSLLKLNIDQNVNSLNSYDFSNYVINVDFTKKIGNILDKTFINLPADEALWGLSYKNTINKKYYSPNRHQISDEWFEKIHDNANKEAYKSVSRLAITTKNTLVRNLPTSGPIFLSFNKAGEGYPFDYLQSSVLHIDSPVFVSHYSKDKAWVLVESDALFGWIDTRDIRYLNDIEKNEIKNSNLISVLVDDTPVYDKFGNFLFEARMGAVLRVYDENATHYMGKVFTQNGQNEFYISKDKVVKFPAKFNSKNLKYAISSVLGEPYGWGGFGYYRDCSLFIKDLFATFGLWLPRNSKQQGKVGYVVNLKNMSNEEKLNVIKKYAVPFLTIFYMPGHVMLYAGNVDGKPVAIHDAWGIKTKDNSRALISQIAITELDIGKDRNDIDEKSLLLSKITSMNVVAKSKNDIISQNYGVTIKGNEIMFKDGSKMPFKDNKINKNFDELLDNPSVFDMLALPYFSFSNVGKNLNNAGRFRNEEFFGKIYGKNRQEVEKNLVDIIWLKNSVNKKFKFNKQNGAAKAIQNVSDDLDLLIKNRPELLKYLNNPSGTYNYRKIANSNNLSSHSWGIAIDINTNYSHYWQWSKSGLYENSIPKEIVDIFERHGFIWGGRWEHFDTMHFEYRPEFFQ, from the coding sequence ATGAAAAAATTTAAAAATATATTAATATCTATATCTTGTGCATTTTTTTTAGTATCTTGTGCTAAAAATCAAGAAGTTAAAAATACTCAACCATTAACTCAAGTTTGCGAAACTTGCAGCATAGATGAGCTTAGTTTGCTAAAATTAAATATAGATCAGAATGTAAATTCTTTAAATTCATATGATTTTAGTAATTATGTAATAAATGTTGATTTTACTAAAAAAATTGGTAATATTTTAGATAAAACTTTTATAAATTTGCCAGCAGATGAAGCTCTTTGGGGATTATCATATAAAAATACTATAAATAAAAAATATTATTCTCCAAATAGACATCAAATTTCAGATGAGTGGTTTGAAAAAATTCACGATAACGCAAACAAAGAAGCTTATAAAAGCGTATCAAGACTGGCAATTACTACAAAAAATACTCTTGTTAGAAATTTGCCTACAAGTGGGCCAATATTTCTTAGCTTTAATAAAGCAGGGGAGGGCTATCCATTTGATTATCTTCAATCATCTGTTTTACACATAGATTCGCCTGTTTTTGTTTCTCATTATTCAAAAGATAAAGCGTGGGTTTTAGTAGAAAGTGACGCACTTTTTGGATGGATAGATACAAGAGATATTAGGTATTTAAATGATATAGAAAAAAATGAGATAAAAAATTCAAATTTAATATCTGTTTTGGTAGATGATACGCCTGTTTATGATAAATTTGGAAATTTTTTGTTTGAAGCTAGAATGGGTGCGGTTTTAAGAGTTTATGATGAAAATGCAACGCATTATATGGGTAAAGTTTTTACGCAAAATGGACAAAATGAGTTTTACATTTCAAAAGATAAAGTTGTTAAATTTCCTGCTAAATTTAATAGTAAAAATTTAAAATATGCTATAAGTAGTGTTTTAGGAGAGCCTTATGGATGGGGTGGTTTTGGGTATTATAGAGATTGTTCTTTGTTTATAAAAGATCTTTTTGCTACTTTTGGGCTTTGGCTTCCAAGAAATTCAAAGCAACAAGGCAAAGTAGGGTATGTTGTAAATTTAAAAAATATGAGTAATGAAGAAAAACTTAATGTTATAAAAAAATATGCCGTTCCTTTTTTAACTATATTTTATATGCCAGGACATGTTATGCTTTATGCCGGAAATGTAGATGGTAAGCCTGTTGCCATTCATGACGCTTGGGGTATAAAAACAAAGGATAACTCAAGAGCGTTAATATCTCAAATTGCCATAACAGAGCTTGATATAGGAAAAGATAGAAATGATATAGATGAAAAAAGTCTTCTTCTTTCAAAAATTACTTCTATGAATGTAGTAGCAAAATCAAAAAACGATATTATCTCGCAAAATTATGGTGTAACTATAAAAGGAAATGAAATTATGTTTAAAGATGGTTCTAAAATGCCTTTTAAGGATAATAAAATAAATAAAAACTTTGATGAGCTTTTAGATAATCCTAGTGTTTTTGATATGTTAGCTTTGCCTTATTTTAGTTTTTCTAATGTAGGCAAAAATTTAAACAATGCTGGAAGATTTAGAAATGAAGAATTTTTTGGAAAAATTTATGGTAAGAATAGACAAGAGGTTGAAAAAAACTTAGTTGATATTATTTGGCTTAAAAATAGTGTAAATAAAAAATTTAAATTTAATAAGCAAAATGGTGCAGCAAAGGCTATTCAAAATGTCTCAGATGATTTGGATTTGCTTATAAAAAATAGACCTGAGTTATTAAAATATCTAAATAATCCATCCGGAACTTATAATTATAGAAAAATAGCCAACTCAAATAATCTAAGTTCACATAGTTGGGGCATAGCAATAGATATAAACACGAATTATTCGCATTATTGGCAGTGGAGTAAGAGTGGTTTATATGAAAATTCCATACCAAAAGAGATAGTTGATATTTTTGAAAGACATGGATTTATTTGGGGCGGTAGATGGGAACATTTTGATACAATGCATTTTGAATACAGACCAGAATTTTTTCAGTAA